A genomic stretch from Pseudomonas mendocina includes:
- a CDS encoding AraC family transcriptional regulator — translation MRERTIAIHFVRAALRGAQRHGYDCDAQLRQAGIQPALLDEPRARIAPEQFAHLIQLLWELLDDEYLSFGNSASKRGTFAMMCHTLIHCRTLEKALLRGSLFYSLFPDAPAIRVEIEGEWAWLTVDGAALWDPDHFLVESLLVIWHRLGSWLIGQRIRIEEATFAYSEPPHASEYELLYPCRRVFSSTVTGLRFHARYLSMPLLQDERTLKHFLQHSPADLLARPDGGHSLVSQIRRLLGRDCNQWPDLEQVARQLNISPQTLRRRLHEEDSSFQELKDNLRRDLAIYHLGRNELAIQDIAEQLGFSEPSAFHRAFKKWTGLTPGAYRTQEN, via the coding sequence ATGCGTGAACGGACCATCGCCATCCACTTTGTCCGCGCTGCGTTGCGCGGAGCACAACGCCACGGATATGACTGTGATGCACAGTTGCGACAAGCCGGTATCCAGCCAGCCCTGCTGGATGAGCCGCGCGCGCGGATCGCCCCTGAGCAATTCGCCCACCTGATACAACTGCTGTGGGAGCTGTTGGACGACGAATATCTGAGCTTTGGCAACAGCGCCAGCAAGCGCGGCACCTTCGCCATGATGTGCCACACACTGATTCACTGCCGAACCTTGGAGAAAGCGCTGCTACGGGGAAGCCTGTTCTACAGCCTGTTCCCTGATGCACCTGCTATCCGAGTTGAAATTGAAGGTGAATGGGCCTGGCTGACAGTCGATGGTGCTGCTTTATGGGATCCAGACCACTTCCTCGTGGAGAGTCTGTTGGTGATCTGGCATCGGTTGGGCAGTTGGCTGATTGGCCAGCGCATACGCATCGAGGAAGCAACCTTCGCCTACAGCGAACCACCCCATGCCAGTGAGTACGAACTGCTGTACCCATGCAGGCGTGTGTTCTCCAGCACTGTTACCGGGCTGCGCTTTCATGCCCGCTATCTGAGCATGCCTCTGCTGCAAGACGAACGTACTCTTAAGCACTTTCTCCAGCACTCTCCTGCCGACCTGTTGGCCAGACCTGACGGCGGTCACAGCCTGGTCAGCCAAATACGTCGCCTGCTAGGCCGTGACTGCAATCAGTGGCCAGATTTGGAGCAGGTGGCCCGGCAGCTCAACATCAGCCCTCAAACCCTGCGGCGACGCCTGCACGAAGAAGACTCCAGCTTTCAGGAACTCAAAGACAATCTTCGCCGCGACTTGGCGATTTACCACCTAGGCCGAAACGAACTGGCAATTCAGGACATTGCTGAGCAGCTAGGCTTTTCAGAACCCTCAGCATTTCATCGCGCTTTCAAGAAGTGGACAGGGCTGACCCCTGGCGCTTACCGCACACAGGAAAACTGA
- a CDS encoding dicarboxylate/amino acid:cation symporter has protein sequence MTDTTLDAAPRQPFYKMLYVQVLVAITIGILLGHFHPDTAVALKPLGDGFVKLIKMVIAPIIFCTVVSGIAGMQDMKAVGKTGGYALLYFEVVSTVALIIGLIVVNVVEPGAGMHVDPATLDASKIASYAAAGEQQSTVGFLLNVIPGTVVGAFANGDILQVLFFSVIFAFALQRMGDYGRPVLDFIDRIAHVMFGIINMIMKLAPIGAFGAMAFTIGQYGVGSLVQLGQLMLCFYITCVVFVLVVLGGIARAHGFSILRFIRYIREELMIVLGTSSSESVLPRMLSKMEKLGAKKSVVGLVIPTGYSFNLDGTSIYLTMAAVFIAQATDTPMDITHQITLLLVLLVASKGAAGVTGSGFIVLAATLSAVGHLPIAGLALILGIDRFMSEARALTNLIGNGVATVVVAKWCKELNEDQLHKELASGGASMNHATAVNAKVN, from the coding sequence ATGACTGACACCACACTCGACGCTGCCCCACGCCAGCCGTTTTACAAAATGCTGTACGTACAGGTGCTGGTAGCCATCACCATCGGCATCCTGCTTGGCCATTTTCACCCAGACACCGCTGTTGCTTTGAAGCCTTTGGGTGACGGTTTCGTCAAACTCATCAAAATGGTGATCGCGCCCATCATCTTCTGCACGGTCGTCAGTGGTATTGCCGGCATGCAGGACATGAAAGCGGTCGGTAAAACCGGCGGTTATGCGTTGCTGTATTTTGAGGTTGTTTCCACCGTTGCACTGATCATAGGTCTGATTGTAGTGAACGTGGTTGAGCCGGGCGCAGGTATGCATGTTGATCCGGCCACGCTGGATGCCAGCAAGATCGCGAGTTACGCCGCGGCCGGTGAGCAGCAGTCGACCGTTGGATTCCTGTTGAATGTGATCCCTGGCACGGTGGTGGGGGCGTTTGCCAATGGCGACATCCTGCAAGTGCTGTTCTTTTCGGTGATTTTTGCCTTTGCTTTGCAACGCATGGGTGACTATGGCCGCCCGGTACTGGATTTCATTGACCGTATTGCCCATGTCATGTTCGGCATTATCAATATGATCATGAAGCTGGCGCCAATCGGTGCATTCGGTGCCATGGCCTTTACCATTGGACAGTACGGTGTCGGCTCGCTGGTGCAATTGGGCCAGTTAATGTTGTGCTTCTACATCACCTGTGTGGTCTTTGTTCTGGTTGTGCTGGGTGGTATTGCACGCGCCCATGGCTTCAGCATCCTGCGCTTTATCCGCTACATCCGTGAAGAGCTGATGATCGTGCTGGGCACGTCCTCTTCGGAGTCGGTACTGCCTCGCATGCTGTCGAAGATGGAGAAGCTGGGCGCCAAGAAGTCGGTGGTCGGTCTGGTCATTCCAACGGGGTATTCGTTCAACCTGGACGGTACTTCCATCTACCTGACCATGGCTGCCGTGTTTATTGCCCAGGCAACGGATACGCCGATGGATATCACCCACCAGATCACGCTTTTGCTGGTGCTGTTGGTGGCATCCAAAGGTGCTGCCGGGGTTACAGGCAGTGGCTTTATTGTTCTGGCTGCCACGTTGTCGGCTGTTGGCCACTTGCCGATTGCCGGGCTGGCGCTGATTCTGGGTATTGACCGTTTTATGTCCGAAGCCCGCGCCCTTACCAACCTGATTGGTAATGGTGTTGCGACTGTTGTAGTGGCGAAATGGTGTAAAGAGCTGAATGAAGACCAGTTACACAAAGAGCTGGCCAGTGGTGGCGCAAGCATGAACCACGCTACCGCTGTGAACGCTAAAGTGAACTGA
- a CDS encoding acyl-CoA dehydrogenase family protein: MQRTLFETEHQLFRDAFSSFLKKEVVPYQDEWEEAGVVSREVWRKAGSMGFLLPWADEEYGGSGLKDFRYEQIMCEELAKINEAGFMLPLHSALCGPYITEYGNAEQKSRLLPGIISGELILAVAMTEPGAGSDLAGMSTTAVDKGDHFELNGSKVFISNGLLADVVIVAAKTDPANKHAMGLFLVERGMEGFERGKNLKKLGMKSQDTAELFFNNVKVPKANLLGDAKGGFFYLMNMLAQERLTNACGAVAGAEAALQTTIDYVRERKAFGRPIGHFQNTRFKLAEMRTQIDVAQVFVDRCVLDHNQKKLTPEVAAEAKLFTTELLGRVVDEGVQLHGGWGYMWEYPICKMYANARIQRIFAGTSEIMKEIISRGMKL, encoded by the coding sequence ATGCAACGGACTCTTTTTGAGACAGAACATCAATTATTTCGCGATGCCTTCAGCAGCTTCCTGAAAAAAGAAGTTGTGCCTTATCAGGATGAATGGGAGGAGGCTGGCGTTGTGAGCCGTGAGGTCTGGAGGAAAGCTGGAAGTATGGGCTTTCTGTTGCCGTGGGCCGATGAGGAATACGGTGGCTCTGGGTTGAAGGACTTCCGCTACGAGCAAATCATGTGCGAAGAGCTGGCCAAGATTAATGAGGCCGGTTTTATGTTGCCGTTGCACTCTGCCTTGTGTGGCCCCTACATCACTGAGTACGGCAATGCTGAACAGAAATCACGATTGCTGCCGGGCATCATCTCCGGGGAGCTGATTCTTGCTGTTGCCATGACGGAACCGGGTGCAGGCTCCGATTTGGCCGGTATGAGCACAACTGCTGTCGATAAAGGTGATCATTTCGAACTCAACGGTTCCAAAGTCTTTATCTCCAATGGCCTGTTGGCCGATGTGGTGATCGTTGCGGCGAAGACTGACCCTGCGAATAAACATGCCATGGGCCTGTTCCTGGTGGAGCGTGGTATGGAAGGGTTCGAGCGCGGCAAGAACCTGAAGAAGCTCGGCATGAAAAGCCAGGACACCGCTGAGCTGTTTTTCAATAACGTCAAGGTGCCAAAGGCCAATCTGTTGGGTGATGCCAAGGGTGGATTTTTTTACCTGATGAATATGTTGGCGCAGGAGCGTCTGACCAACGCCTGCGGTGCTGTAGCGGGCGCTGAGGCAGCATTGCAGACAACCATCGATTATGTGCGTGAGCGTAAAGCATTTGGCCGTCCGATCGGACACTTCCAGAACACACGTTTCAAACTGGCGGAAATGCGCACACAGATTGATGTGGCCCAGGTTTTTGTCGATCGCTGTGTACTCGACCATAACCAGAAGAAACTCACCCCTGAAGTTGCTGCAGAGGCAAAACTGTTTACAACAGAGCTACTCGGTCGTGTCGTGGATGAGGGCGTTCAGCTCCATGGCGGCTGGGGCTACATGTGGGAGTACCCCATTTGCAAGATGTACGCGAATGCACGGATTCAGCGGATTTTCGCAGGCACCTCCGAAATCATGAAAGAGATCATCAGCCGGGGCATGAAGCTATAG
- a CDS encoding AMP-binding protein yields MTVELPLQRLAHWVSSKPAAIWLSQPVNGQWHDYTWAQVDDQARRIAAALQSMGCEPGDRVALLSKNCAQWIIADLAIMMAGLVSVPLYPLQSAESIDYVLKHSQAKAIFVGKLDEPDKLSSGIGSDVIRIALPYPTLPADYEWNALLSSHEPLQAIHPPAPGDLLSILYTSGTTGKPKGVMLSAQSFAWAGTNSVRELNITEREQYFSYLPLSHAAERILVEVNGLYSSGRIAFVESLDSFLRDLQHVRPTVFFSVPRLWTRLQQGVLEKVPQAKLERLLGIPIVGKLVARKIRRGLGLDRARFLVSGAAPIPTALLDWYQKVGMHICEGYGMTEHFAYGFFNRPGAIRIGTVGQPMPGLELNIADDGEILLRCPSMMLGYYLDPEKTAETLRDGWLHTGDKGAVDSDGYLKITGRVKDIFKTSKGKYVAPAPIEGEIAKNLWVEQVCLIGSGMDQPVALVEITPAAVGQPKTVVEQSLLQTLASLNEQLLPHERISHMVIVRDAWTVDNGCMTPTMKIRRNVLESRFANDPLVRNTTRPLVWQ; encoded by the coding sequence ATGACAGTTGAACTGCCTCTGCAACGCCTGGCGCATTGGGTTAGCTCTAAACCGGCTGCTATCTGGCTTAGTCAGCCAGTGAATGGTCAATGGCATGATTACACCTGGGCACAGGTTGATGATCAGGCTCGGCGCATTGCGGCCGCCTTGCAGTCAATGGGCTGTGAGCCTGGCGACAGGGTCGCTCTGCTGTCCAAGAATTGCGCGCAATGGATCATCGCTGATCTGGCCATCATGATGGCCGGTTTAGTCAGCGTGCCGCTCTATCCCTTGCAGTCCGCTGAAAGTATCGACTACGTGCTGAAGCACTCACAGGCTAAAGCCATATTCGTCGGCAAGCTTGATGAGCCCGACAAGCTGTCCAGTGGCATCGGTTCGGATGTGATCCGTATTGCGTTGCCATATCCAACTTTACCGGCTGATTATGAATGGAATGCACTGCTGAGCAGCCATGAGCCGCTTCAGGCAATTCACCCGCCAGCCCCCGGCGATTTGCTCAGCATTCTTTACACCTCCGGCACAACCGGTAAGCCCAAAGGTGTGATGCTTTCAGCACAGTCGTTTGCGTGGGCGGGAACTAACTCGGTCCGGGAGCTGAATATCACTGAGCGTGAACAGTATTTTTCCTACCTGCCGTTATCCCATGCTGCTGAGCGGATACTGGTGGAGGTTAATGGCCTATACAGCTCAGGGCGTATTGCGTTTGTCGAATCCCTAGACAGCTTTCTGCGTGATTTGCAGCATGTTCGTCCAACTGTCTTCTTCTCTGTACCCCGTCTTTGGACGCGATTGCAGCAGGGCGTGCTGGAGAAAGTACCGCAGGCCAAACTCGAAAGACTGCTGGGTATTCCAATAGTGGGCAAGCTGGTGGCACGCAAGATACGTCGCGGTCTAGGCTTAGATCGAGCACGCTTTTTAGTCAGTGGGGCGGCGCCTATACCAACAGCACTGCTCGACTGGTACCAGAAAGTCGGCATGCATATTTGTGAGGGGTATGGCATGACCGAGCACTTTGCCTACGGGTTCTTTAACAGGCCTGGTGCAATCCGCATCGGCACGGTGGGCCAGCCAATGCCTGGCCTTGAACTGAACATTGCCGATGACGGTGAGATTCTGTTGCGCTGCCCAAGCATGATGCTGGGCTATTACCTCGACCCCGAGAAAACCGCTGAAACGCTTCGCGATGGCTGGCTGCATACAGGGGATAAAGGTGCCGTCGACAGTGATGGATACCTGAAAATTACTGGGCGAGTGAAGGATATTTTCAAAACCAGTAAAGGCAAGTACGTCGCACCAGCTCCCATTGAGGGTGAAATCGCCAAGAACCTTTGGGTGGAGCAGGTTTGCCTGATAGGCAGCGGCATGGATCAGCCAGTCGCGTTGGTAGAGATTACACCGGCTGCGGTCGGCCAGCCGAAAACGGTTGTTGAACAGTCGCTGCTGCAGACACTGGCAAGTCTGAACGAACAGCTCTTACCCCATGAACGCATCAGCCACATGGTAATCGTAAGGGATGCCTGGACCGTCGATAACGGTTGCATGACACCCACGATGAAAATCCGCCGAAACGTCCTCGAAAGTCGGTTTGCAAACGACCCGCTGGTTAGGAACACGACTAGGCCGCTTGTGTGGCAGTAA
- a CDS encoding CaiB/BaiF CoA-transferase family protein — MSGPLSSLKVLDFSTLLPGPFASLLLADMGAEVLRVESPGRMDLVRVLPPHAAGMSTSHAYLNRNKRSIALDLKKPEAVEVVKKLVAEYDIVLEQFRPGVMDKLGVGYEALKAINPKLIYVSITGYGQTGPYKDRAGHDLNYLALSGLSSYTGRQDRGPLPLGIQAADIAGGSLHGVIGLLAAVVNRQVTGQGQHVDISMTDCVFSLHAMSGAGYLGAGVEPQMENQALNGGSFYDYYRTRDGRWFSVASLEPQFMQQLCAAIGRPELAAKGLSQKPEEQQALRREIEVEFEKRDFAEWQAIFIDMDACVEPLLNLSEAVEHPQLKARGVVAEVPLPDGKIQAQIACPIKFSSGLDAPKHCGVSLGAHTDDVLTTIGFSSEQIAQLRAAKVVA, encoded by the coding sequence ATGAGTGGCCCGCTGTCTTCACTGAAAGTGCTGGATTTTTCAACGTTGCTGCCAGGGCCATTCGCCTCACTGCTTTTGGCGGATATGGGAGCGGAGGTTTTGCGGGTTGAATCGCCGGGAAGGATGGATCTGGTGCGTGTACTGCCGCCCCATGCGGCGGGCATGTCCACTAGTCATGCTTATCTCAACCGGAACAAGCGCAGTATCGCACTGGATCTGAAGAAACCCGAAGCAGTAGAAGTGGTAAAGAAATTGGTGGCGGAGTACGACATCGTACTTGAGCAGTTCCGTCCCGGTGTCATGGACAAGCTGGGCGTGGGCTATGAGGCGCTCAAGGCCATAAACCCCAAACTTATCTACGTCTCTATTACCGGTTATGGCCAGACTGGCCCCTATAAGGATCGCGCTGGGCATGATCTGAATTATTTGGCGCTCTCTGGGCTTTCCAGTTATACCGGGCGTCAGGATCGGGGGCCGCTGCCATTAGGTATTCAAGCGGCCGATATAGCCGGTGGGTCACTGCATGGCGTGATCGGGCTGTTGGCCGCCGTGGTCAACCGCCAAGTGACGGGGCAGGGTCAGCACGTCGATATCAGCATGACGGACTGTGTATTCAGCTTGCATGCTATGTCCGGTGCAGGCTATTTGGGGGCGGGTGTTGAGCCACAGATGGAAAATCAGGCGCTCAACGGCGGTTCGTTCTACGACTATTACCGCACCCGTGATGGTCGGTGGTTTTCAGTTGCCAGCCTTGAACCGCAATTTATGCAGCAGCTGTGCGCAGCCATTGGTAGGCCTGAACTTGCCGCGAAAGGCTTATCGCAGAAGCCAGAAGAGCAGCAGGCTTTACGACGCGAGATTGAAGTTGAGTTTGAGAAGCGCGACTTCGCTGAATGGCAAGCCATCTTCATTGACATGGATGCATGCGTTGAGCCCTTGCTAAACCTGAGTGAGGCGGTAGAACACCCGCAGCTTAAGGCGCGTGGCGTGGTGGCAGAGGTGCCCTTGCCTGATGGAAAGATTCAAGCGCAAATCGCCTGCCCGATAAAATTCTCCAGTGGGTTAGATGCGCCAAAGCACTGTGGCGTTTCACTTGGGGCGCATACGGATGATGTACTCACTACTATTGGTTTTAGCTCGGAACAGATCGCGCAACTAAGGGCAGCAAAGGTGGTGGCCTGA
- a CDS encoding cytochrome b: protein MTTHLTTNNPQRYDTISRILHWGMAAGFVWVLTSALAHKFLSEGALDNFMWPTHKPVGFILAIFMVIRIIWAVLNRKRRPASKGAAASLGHLALYAVMFAVPFIGLLRQYGSGRAFDAFGVQIMAATPEQTYKWMIDLGGNFHGLLGWVLLALVVGHIAMTVLHRRNPETDVLPRMLG from the coding sequence ATGACCACCCACCTAACAACCAATAATCCTCAACGCTACGACACCATTAGCCGAATCCTGCACTGGGGTATGGCCGCAGGTTTTGTCTGGGTCCTCACCAGCGCCCTGGCCCACAAGTTCCTGAGCGAGGGGGCTCTGGACAACTTTATGTGGCCTACCCACAAACCTGTAGGCTTTATCCTGGCCATTTTTATGGTCATTCGTATTATTTGGGCCGTGCTCAACCGTAAACGTCGCCCTGCTTCAAAAGGTGCAGCTGCGAGCCTCGGCCACCTTGCTCTTTATGCGGTGATGTTTGCAGTGCCGTTCATTGGCCTGCTGCGCCAGTACGGTTCAGGGCGTGCGTTTGATGCCTTTGGTGTGCAGATCATGGCGGCCACGCCTGAGCAGACCTACAAATGGATGATCGACCTCGGTGGCAACTTCCATGGCCTGCTGGGTTGGGTGTTGCTTGCACTTGTCGTAGGCCATATCGCGATGACTGTCCTGCATCGCCGTAATCCTGAAACGGACGTATTGCCGCGTATGCTTGGCTGA
- a CDS encoding SprT family zinc-dependent metalloprotease, which yields MPEQIHDRVEACYLQAEDFFKQQFPRPEVCFKLRGQKAGVAHLTENKLRFNLQLYRANQDDFIRQTVAHEVAHMIAHHLFGPRIQPHGEEWQLIMRGVYELPPNRCHSYEVERRQVLRYIYRCSCENGEFPFSAQRHALVGKGRRYYCRRCKSTLIFTGEQRIQ from the coding sequence ATGCCTGAACAGATACACGACCGCGTTGAAGCTTGCTACCTGCAAGCTGAAGACTTCTTCAAGCAACAATTTCCACGCCCCGAGGTGTGCTTCAAGCTGCGCGGACAAAAGGCCGGTGTAGCCCACCTCACGGAAAATAAGTTGCGCTTCAATCTACAGTTGTATCGGGCCAATCAAGACGACTTCATTCGACAAACCGTTGCCCACGAAGTCGCTCATATGATTGCCCACCACCTGTTCGGACCTCGCATCCAACCGCATGGTGAAGAATGGCAATTGATTATGCGGGGTGTATACGAGTTACCGCCTAATCGCTGTCACAGTTATGAAGTTGAGCGCCGCCAGGTGCTTCGTTACATATACCGCTGCTCATGCGAGAACGGAGAATTCCCATTCTCTGCTCAACGCCACGCACTGGTTGGCAAGGGACGCCGTTATTACTGCCGACGCTGCAAGTCCACCCTGATTTTTACAGGTGAACAGCGTATCCAATAA
- a CDS encoding Yip1 family protein, producing the protein MINHVWGLFTHPDQEWQDIRGEEESISHMYLTHVLILAAIPAISAFIGTTQVGWSIGGRTPVMLTESSALQLTILTYLAMLAGVAVMGAFIHWMARTYDASPNLTQCIVFSAYTATPLFIGGLAALYPHMWLAMIVGTAAICYTVYLLYVGIPTFMGIPDEEGFMFSSSVLAVGLVVLVAMIASSVILWGVGVGPIYTN; encoded by the coding sequence ATGATCAATCACGTCTGGGGGCTTTTCACCCATCCTGATCAAGAGTGGCAGGATATTCGTGGTGAGGAAGAAAGCATCAGCCACATGTATCTCACCCATGTCTTGATACTGGCTGCCATACCCGCGATATCAGCCTTCATTGGCACTACACAAGTTGGTTGGTCCATCGGCGGCCGCACGCCGGTGATGCTGACTGAATCCAGCGCGCTCCAGCTCACCATCCTGACCTACTTGGCAATGCTCGCTGGTGTTGCTGTGATGGGTGCCTTTATTCACTGGATGGCACGGACTTACGACGCAAGCCCCAACCTCACTCAGTGCATCGTATTTTCCGCTTACACCGCCACTCCCCTGTTCATCGGCGGCCTCGCGGCACTCTATCCGCACATGTGGTTGGCCATGATCGTGGGTACAGCTGCCATCTGCTACACCGTGTACTTGTTGTACGTTGGCATACCGACATTTATGGGTATACCGGATGAAGAAGGGTTTATGTTCTCCAGCTCAGTGCTCGCTGTTGGCCTGGTGGTGCTGGTGGCCATGATCGCCAGTTCAGTGATCTTGTGGGGTGTAGGCGTTGGCCCGATTTACACCAACTGA
- a CDS encoding DNA-J related domain-containing protein, with translation MNDSPNCQSALCDELYEHLNSAPEGLSEYRLIQLIKAGKRNNLPDLPLSDSVGLFRTHFILFNGLYHLRDLLWSKQLATLSISSLCIQLLPYQSGVNGLSENDPLRTYYMDLSQLDSTGADEVEHLLRSFWLRLHNNEDVKAALELFELSPGNEPISLGTIKARYRRLVSQHHPDRGGSTARLQAINKAMEILERHYRSS, from the coding sequence ATGAATGATTCCCCGAACTGTCAGTCTGCCCTATGCGACGAACTTTATGAGCACCTCAACTCAGCGCCAGAAGGCCTGAGTGAATACCGCTTAATCCAACTCATAAAGGCAGGCAAACGTAATAATCTGCCTGATCTACCACTCAGTGATAGCGTGGGCTTGTTCCGTACACATTTCATCCTGTTCAACGGGCTGTATCATCTGCGTGACCTGCTCTGGTCCAAGCAATTGGCCACTCTAAGCATTTCCTCACTGTGTATACAGCTGCTGCCTTACCAATCCGGCGTCAATGGGTTGAGTGAAAACGACCCTCTGCGCACCTATTACATGGACTTGAGTCAACTCGACAGCACAGGTGCGGACGAGGTCGAACATTTATTGCGCAGCTTTTGGCTACGCTTGCATAACAATGAAGACGTTAAGGCAGCGCTAGAGCTTTTTGAACTCTCGCCTGGTAATGAACCGATTAGCCTTGGCACCATCAAGGCTCGTTACCGCCGACTGGTCAGCCAGCACCACCCAGATCGAGGCGGCAGCACCGCGCGCCTTCAAGCTATCAATAAGGCCATGGAGATACTGGAGCGGCATTACCGTAGCTCTTGA
- the ttcA gene encoding tRNA 2-thiocytidine(32) synthetase TtcA, with product MGTLSVNQNKLQKRLRRQAGEAIADFNMIEDGDKVMVCLSGGKDSYTMLDVLLHLQKVAPIKFEIVAVNMDQKQPGFPEHVLPAYLESIGVPYHIIEKDTYSVVKEKIPEGKTTCSLCSRLRRGTLYTYADEIGATKMALGHHRDDILETFFLNMFYGGTLKAMPPKLLADDGRNVVIRPLAYCSESDIEAYSRMKEFPIIPCNLCGSQENLQRQVVKEMLQEWERKTPGRTEVMFRALQNVVPSQLADRNLFDFKSLKIDETATPRFVDVMNL from the coding sequence ATGGGTACCCTTTCGGTCAACCAGAACAAACTGCAAAAGCGCCTGCGTCGTCAGGCAGGCGAGGCGATTGCCGATTTCAACATGATTGAGGACGGCGACAAGGTCATGGTCTGCCTGTCCGGCGGCAAAGACAGCTACACGATGCTGGATGTGCTGTTGCATTTGCAGAAGGTTGCGCCGATCAAGTTCGAGATTGTCGCGGTCAATATGGATCAGAAGCAGCCCGGTTTCCCTGAGCATGTTCTACCGGCCTATCTTGAGTCTATTGGTGTGCCTTACCACATCATCGAAAAAGACACTTATTCGGTGGTCAAAGAGAAAATTCCAGAAGGCAAAACCACCTGCTCGCTGTGCTCGCGCCTGCGTCGCGGTACGTTGTACACCTATGCCGATGAAATCGGAGCGACCAAAATGGCGCTCGGCCATCATCGCGATGACATCCTGGAAACTTTCTTCCTCAATATGTTCTACGGTGGCACCCTGAAAGCCATGCCGCCCAAGCTCTTGGCCGACGATGGCCGTAACGTGGTGATCCGCCCGTTGGCCTACTGCAGTGAGAGCGACATCGAGGCGTACAGCCGCATGAAGGAGTTCCCGATCATCCCGTGCAACCTCTGTGGCTCCCAGGAAAACTTGCAGCGCCAAGTGGTCAAGGAGATGCTGCAGGAGTGGGAGCGTAAAACGCCTGGGCGTACAGAGGTCATGTTCCGTGCCTTGCAGAACGTCGTCCCTTCACAATTGGCTGACCGCAATCTGTTTGACTTCAAGAGCCTGAAGATCGACGAAACCGCAACGCCGCGTTTTGTTGATGTTATGAACCTCTGA
- a CDS encoding DNA-3-methyladenine glycosylase I: MHDYKWLHEYCLNRFGSKAALEQRLPQPLSRDELSQITDDRYLSTLSLRVFRAGLKHSVVDAKWPAFEEVFFGFDPEKVVLIGAERLENMMQDARLIRHLGKLKSVPRNAQFILDVQKGKGSFAALIADWPVTDITGLWRYLAKNGNQLGGLSAPRFLRMIGKDTFVLTEDVVAALNAQKIIDKAPTSQKDLALVQSAFNQWHEQSGRPLCQLSLMLAYTVNH; the protein is encoded by the coding sequence ATGCACGACTACAAATGGCTGCATGAATACTGCCTTAACCGCTTCGGTTCTAAGGCTGCTTTGGAACAGCGCCTGCCGCAGCCACTTAGTCGTGATGAGTTAAGTCAGATTACTGACGATCGTTACTTGTCGACCCTGAGTTTGCGAGTCTTCCGGGCAGGCCTTAAGCACAGTGTGGTAGATGCTAAGTGGCCAGCTTTTGAAGAAGTTTTCTTTGGTTTTGATCCTGAGAAAGTGGTGCTGATCGGAGCTGAACGCCTAGAGAACATGATGCAGGATGCACGCTTGATCCGGCATTTGGGCAAGCTCAAAAGCGTTCCGCGCAATGCTCAGTTCATTTTAGATGTGCAGAAGGGCAAGGGCAGCTTTGCTGCTCTGATCGCAGACTGGCCTGTTACGGATATTACTGGCCTGTGGCGCTACCTTGCGAAAAACGGCAATCAGCTGGGCGGACTTTCGGCACCACGTTTCTTGCGCATGATTGGCAAGGACACCTTCGTGCTGACCGAGGATGTTGTTGCTGCGTTAAATGCACAAAAAATTATCGACAAGGCCCCAACTAGCCAGAAAGATTTGGCATTGGTCCAGTCTGCCTTCAATCAATGGCATGAACAGAGCGGGCGACCTTTGTGTCAGCTTTCCTTGATGTTGGCTTATACCGTTAACCACTGA